A window of the Lactuca sativa cultivar Salinas chromosome 5, Lsat_Salinas_v11, whole genome shotgun sequence genome harbors these coding sequences:
- the LOC111877184 gene encoding gallate 1-beta-glucosyltransferase 84A23: MASSKTLTHVFLISFPAQGHVNPLLRLGKLLASKGNLLVTFSTTKSTGRKMKKAGAAVSSDLTPVGSCGGMIRFEFFNDGYSDDSDKEIHDYGAYFSMLDTYGKKSVITILNRLKDQDNRPVSCVINNPFVPWVSDLAEELNIPSAMLWVQSCACFSSYYHYANSSVPFPSGEQPDNDVHLPNMPVLKSDEIPTFLHPSTQYPSVGKIIVEQFKNLSKTTCVLIETYEELEDDLINYVSDQVCPLIRAVGPLFKSPLLEVETAANITGDMIKADDCKGWLDSQDTSSVVYIAFGSHVILNQEQLTEMAYGVLNSGMSFLWVMRSRLPEEFLEAACGRGMVVDWSPQAQVLSHKAVSCFVTHCGWNSTLEALSTGVPVVAFPQYGDQVTNAKYLVDEWKVGIRMSRGGEAEKKVIGRKEVEECLREASCGVKAGEMKDNALKWKKAAMEAVAEGGKSDRNLQKFIDEIRRL; encoded by the coding sequence ATGGCTTCTAGCAAAACCCTTACGCACGTGTTTCTAATATCGTTCCCAGCACAAGGCCATGTCAATCCACTCCTGAGACTCGGCAAGCTCTTAGCTTCAAAGGGTAACCTTCTCGTCACCTTCTCTACCACCAAATCCACCGGAAGGAAAATGAAGAAAGCCGGTGCTGCTGTCTCCAGTGATCTCACTCCAGTAGGCAGCTGTGGGGGAATGATCCGCTTTGAGTTCTTTAATGATGGATATTCAGATGACAGCGATAAGGAAATTCATGACTATGGGGCTTACTTTTCTATGCTTGACACTTATGGCAAGAAATCAGTCATTACGATTCTCAATCGCCTAAAAGATCAAGACAACCGACCGGTTTCTTGCGTCATCAACAACCCTTTTGTGCCTTGGGTTTCTGACTTAGCAGAAGAGCTTAACATACCTTCTGCTATGCTTTGGGTACAGTCTTGTGCTTGCTTTTCATCGTATTATCATTACGCGAATTCATCAGTTCCTTTTCCAAGTGGAGAACAACCAGACAACGACGTCCATTTGCCTAACATGCCAGTCTTGAAGTCTGATGAGATTCCGACATTTTTACACCCTTCAACGCAATATCCATCCGTTGGAAAAATTATTGTAGAGCAGTTCAAGAACTTGTCAAAGACTACTTGTGTATTAATTGAAACATATGAAGAACTTGAGGATGACCTGATCAACTACGTGTCTGATCAAGTATGCCCATTAATCCGAGCAGTGGGTCCGTTGTTCAAAAGCCCATTACTCGAAGTTGAAACAGCCGCGAATATCACCGGGGACATGATAAAAGCCGATGACTGTAAGGGGTGGCTCGACTCGCAGGATACTTCATCTGTAGTTTACATAGCGTTTGGAAGTCATGTCATCTTGAACCAGGAACAGTTGACTGAGATGGCTTACGGTGTTCTAAATTCTGGTATGTCGTTCTTGTGGGTCATGAGGAGCAGGTTGCCGGAGGAGTTCTTGGAGGCGGCATGTGGGAGGGGAATGGTTGTCGACTGGAGTCCACAAGCTCAGGTTTTGTCCCACAAGGCGGTGTCTTGTTTTGTGACTCACTGTGGGTGGAACTCGACATTGGAGGCGTTGTCAACCGGTGTTCCAGTAGTGGCGTTCCCACAGTATGGGGATCAGGTGACGAATGCCAAGTACTTGGTTGATGAATGGAAGGTTGGGATTAGGATGTCTAGGGGGGGTGAGGCTGAGAAGAAGGTTATTGGGAGGAAGGAGGTGGAGGAGTGCTTAAGGGAGGCTTCTTGTGGTGTAAAGGCTGGAGAGATGAAGGATAATGCGTTGAAGTGGAAGAAAGCGGCAATGGAAGCGGTGGCGGAAGGTGGAAAATCTGACCGGAATCTTCAAAAGTTTATTGATGAAATTAGGAGGTTATAA